A genomic window from Thalassoroseus pseudoceratinae includes:
- the trpE gene encoding anthranilate synthase component I, translated as MIPHAPNFDEFQRLAQGARMVPVYRQLVSDTLTPVLAYCKLQWGPGSFLFESVIGGEKIGRYSFLGADPFLQIQAYGTRVTLTQGESSESYDCDDPLNELEKLLKQYPGVHVPGLPRFTGGAVGYAGYDSVRYTEHLPNAPEDDRNLPDLSFAFYDRMVVFDHVNKTVLVIVTARTDGDDLQTEYDRACERVDEICQQLQRGTTDLQLTDIDPKAETPSKPLKSNRPEGGYQQTVEGIKEYIKAGDVFQVVPSERWELQTQARPIDIYRSLRVVNPSPFMFLLRTAECTLIGSSPEIMVRVEDGETTIRPLAGTRRRGATEAEDRALAEELLADPKERAEHVMLIDLARNDVGRIAEYGSVKLSDVMVVERYSHVMHITSNVTGQLKPGLTALDALRAGLPAGTVSGAPKVRAMEIIDEFETTRRGPYGGAVGYLDFTGDMDTCIALRTMVMQGQTVYLQAGGGIVADSDPEAEYQEIRNKARGLLKAIEVAEAQL; from the coding sequence ATGATCCCCCACGCCCCGAATTTCGACGAATTTCAGCGACTTGCCCAGGGAGCCCGCATGGTTCCCGTGTATCGGCAATTGGTTTCGGACACCTTGACCCCTGTACTGGCGTACTGCAAATTGCAATGGGGTCCAGGTTCGTTTCTCTTCGAGAGTGTCATCGGCGGTGAGAAAATCGGTCGGTACAGTTTCTTGGGAGCCGATCCGTTTTTGCAGATTCAGGCATACGGTACCCGCGTCACGCTGACGCAGGGGGAATCATCGGAAAGCTACGATTGCGACGATCCGCTCAACGAACTTGAGAAACTCCTCAAGCAATATCCGGGAGTGCATGTCCCGGGTTTGCCTCGGTTCACAGGCGGGGCGGTGGGTTACGCCGGTTATGATTCTGTTCGTTACACCGAACATCTCCCGAACGCCCCCGAAGACGACCGCAACCTGCCCGACTTGTCGTTCGCGTTTTACGATCGAATGGTCGTCTTTGACCATGTGAATAAAACAGTCCTGGTCATCGTGACTGCTCGCACAGACGGCGACGATCTGCAAACGGAATACGATCGAGCCTGTGAACGAGTCGACGAGATTTGTCAGCAACTTCAACGCGGCACGACCGATCTGCAGTTGACCGATATCGACCCGAAAGCCGAAACGCCTTCGAAACCGTTGAAGTCGAACCGACCGGAAGGTGGATATCAGCAGACAGTCGAAGGAATCAAGGAATACATCAAAGCAGGGGATGTGTTCCAAGTCGTTCCCAGCGAGCGATGGGAATTGCAAACCCAGGCACGGCCGATCGACATTTACCGGTCATTGCGGGTCGTTAATCCCAGTCCGTTCATGTTTCTTTTGCGGACGGCTGAATGCACACTGATCGGTTCGTCACCGGAGATCATGGTGCGTGTGGAAGATGGCGAGACGACCATCCGCCCTCTCGCCGGTACACGCCGACGCGGCGCAACCGAAGCCGAGGACCGAGCACTCGCGGAAGAATTACTCGCCGACCCGAAAGAACGCGCCGAACATGTGATGCTCATCGACTTGGCTCGGAACGATGTCGGACGGATCGCCGAATATGGATCGGTCAAACTCTCTGACGTGATGGTCGTCGAACGCTACAGCCACGTGATGCACATCACGTCCAACGTCACCGGCCAACTCAAACCTGGTTTAACGGCCTTGGATGCCCTCCGTGCGGGTCTGCCAGCGGGGACGGTCTCGGGAGCCCCGAAAGTGCGGGCGATGGAAATTATTGACGAGTTCGAAACTACTCGTCGCGGTCCCTACGGTGGAGCAGTGGGGTATCTCGATTTCACCGGCGACATGGATACCTGCATCGCGCTGAGAACAATGGTGATGCAAGGTCAGACCGTCTATCTCCAAGCCGGCGGCGGTATCGTCGCCGACAGCGACCCCGAGGCCGAATATCAAGAAATCCGCAACAAAGCCCGCGGATTGCTCAAAGCCATCGAAGTCGCGGAAGCACAGCTGTGA
- a CDS encoding DUF1559 domain-containing protein, producing MTRHRNRHGFTLIELLVVIAIIAILIALLLPAVQAAREAARRMSCSNNLKQLGIGLHNYLETHGRFPPSRVRWGSGSDRVTHGWNVLLMPFIEQSAIHDNYDFNVNWYDPINETIAQTSVPTLVCPSSPNGGVLLDNTSGGTQSRASDYMAIAGYHDPVQMTPTTANGMLHDANGRPRDVTDGLSNTLCVSELSGRPDFYASGKHVGAWPSGYTWAAEWGSWASPQRVFYVGWSHDGLTNRGPCAMNCSNVEGIYSFHPGGANSLLGDGSVQFLSETIPVTTVYRMVDPADGTVLPD from the coding sequence ATGACCAGACATCGCAATCGACACGGTTTCACCCTGATCGAACTCCTCGTTGTAATTGCCATCATCGCCATTCTGATTGCACTGCTTCTGCCAGCAGTTCAGGCAGCTCGCGAAGCAGCACGTCGAATGTCGTGTAGCAACAATCTGAAACAACTCGGTATCGGCCTTCACAACTATCTCGAAACCCATGGACGATTCCCGCCAAGCCGTGTCCGTTGGGGCAGTGGCTCCGACCGAGTGACCCATGGATGGAATGTGCTGCTGATGCCTTTCATCGAACAGTCAGCCATTCACGATAACTACGACTTCAACGTGAATTGGTACGACCCAATCAACGAGACCATTGCCCAGACGTCTGTGCCGACTTTGGTATGCCCGTCGAGCCCGAATGGCGGAGTGTTGCTCGATAACACAAGTGGCGGCACTCAGAGCCGTGCCAGCGATTACATGGCGATCGCAGGCTATCACGACCCGGTCCAAATGACGCCGACGACAGCGAATGGCATGTTGCACGACGCGAATGGCCGACCGCGTGATGTGACCGATGGACTGAGCAACACACTTTGTGTTTCCGAGCTGAGCGGGCGTCCCGATTTCTACGCGTCCGGCAAACATGTTGGCGCGTGGCCTAGTGGCTACACCTGGGCTGCCGAGTGGGGTTCATGGGCTTCGCCACAACGCGTGTTCTATGTCGGCTGGTCTCATGATGGCCTGACCAATCGTGGGCCATGCGCTATGAATTGCTCGAATGTCGAAGGCATTTACTCCTTCCATCCCGGCGGAGCGAATTCGTTACTTGGCGACGGCTCCGTTCAGTTTCTCTCCGAAACGATTCCCGTGACCACTGTCTATCGCATGGTCGACCCCGCCGACGGAACCGTCCTCCCCGACTAA